In the Variovorax sp. S12S4 genome, one interval contains:
- a CDS encoding NAD-dependent succinate-semialdehyde dehydrogenase, translated as MTMKTSPLALLNDPTLLKTDALIAGEWTKGKSRFDVNDPATGQKLVDVANLTRADAVLAIAAANMALAAWRRKTGKERSIVLRKWFDLLIANTEDLGRLMTAEQGKPFAEAKGEVAYGASFIEWFAEEAKRVNGEVLPQFDNNRRLLVMKQAIGVCAAITPWNFPLAMITRKVAPALAAGCTVVIKPAELTPLTALAAAELAVRAGIPAGVLNVLTADSQNSIAVGKELCESDIVRHLSFTGSTEVGRILMSQCAPTVKKLSLELGGNAPFLVFDDADVDSAVEGAMASKYRNAGQTCVCANRLYVQDGIYDSFVEKFATKVKALKVGNGFEEGVVQGPLIEDAAVEKVQRHVDDAVAKGGKLLAGGHKIEGQFFEPTVIAEATPDMLCAKEETFGPFAPVFRFKTEQDAIDAANNTEFGLASYFYTRDVGRIFRVAEALEYGMVGINAGVIATEHVPFGGVKQSGLGREGSHHGMDDYVEIKYLCLGDIQK; from the coding sequence TTGACCATGAAAACCTCCCCCCTCGCACTGCTCAACGACCCGACCCTGCTCAAGACCGACGCGCTGATCGCCGGCGAATGGACAAAGGGCAAGAGTCGCTTCGACGTGAACGACCCGGCCACTGGTCAGAAGCTGGTCGACGTCGCCAACCTCACGCGCGCGGACGCCGTCCTCGCCATCGCCGCTGCGAATATGGCGCTCGCAGCCTGGCGCCGCAAGACCGGCAAGGAGCGCAGCATCGTGCTGCGCAAGTGGTTCGACCTGCTGATCGCCAACACCGAAGACCTGGGCCGCCTCATGACCGCCGAGCAGGGCAAGCCCTTTGCCGAAGCCAAGGGCGAGGTGGCCTACGGCGCGAGTTTTATCGAGTGGTTTGCCGAGGAAGCCAAGCGCGTCAACGGCGAGGTGCTGCCGCAGTTCGACAACAACCGGCGCTTGCTGGTCATGAAGCAGGCCATCGGCGTTTGCGCCGCCATCACGCCATGGAACTTTCCGCTGGCCATGATCACGCGCAAGGTGGCACCGGCGTTGGCCGCGGGCTGCACGGTCGTCATCAAGCCGGCGGAGCTCACGCCGCTTACTGCACTGGCCGCGGCCGAGCTGGCGGTGCGCGCGGGCATTCCGGCGGGTGTGCTCAACGTGCTTACGGCAGACAGCCAGAACAGCATCGCCGTCGGCAAGGAACTTTGCGAGAGCGACATCGTGCGGCACCTGAGCTTCACCGGCTCCACCGAAGTCGGCCGCATCCTCATGAGCCAGTGCGCGCCGACGGTCAAGAAGCTGTCGCTCGAGCTCGGCGGCAACGCGCCTTTCCTGGTGTTCGACGATGCCGATGTCGATTCGGCGGTCGAGGGTGCCATGGCCAGCAAGTACCGCAATGCCGGCCAGACCTGCGTGTGTGCGAACCGGCTGTATGTGCAAGACGGCATCTACGACAGCTTCGTCGAGAAGTTCGCGACCAAGGTCAAGGCGCTCAAGGTCGGCAACGGCTTTGAAGAGGGCGTGGTGCAGGGGCCGCTTATCGAGGATGCGGCCGTTGAAAAAGTGCAGCGACACGTCGACGACGCGGTGGCCAAGGGCGGCAAGCTGCTGGCGGGCGGCCACAAGATCGAGGGGCAGTTCTTCGAGCCGACGGTCATTGCCGAGGCCACGCCGGACATGCTGTGTGCGAAGGAAGAAACCTTTGGCCCCTTTGCGCCGGTGTTTCGCTTCAAGACCGAGCAGGACGCCATCGATGCCGCCAACAACACCGAGTTCGGCTTGGCGAGCTACTTCTATACGCGCGACGTGGGCCGCATCTTCCGAGTGGCGGAGGCGCTGGAGTACGGCATGGTCGGCATCAATGCCGGCGTGATCGCCACGGAGCACGTGCCCTTCGGCGGCGTGAAGCAGTCAGGCCTTGGGCGCGAAGGTTCGCACCATGGCATGGACGACTACGTCGAGATCAAGTATCTCTGCCTGGGCGACATCCAGAAATAA
- the loiP gene encoding metalloprotease LoiP translates to MHHLKLPIAVSVIMAAALAGCGAMKGADTGALAQVGGSAYKAMSLTDADIATMSDQSCAAMDQKNEVAPANSRYTTRLNQVVRAMPTSVNGKTANYKVYLTKDVNAWAMANGCIRVYSGLMDLMNDDELRGVIGHEIGHVALGHSKSRMQTAYAASAVRGLASAAGGVVGQLSQSQAGDLGEKFINAQFSQTQESAADNYSFDLLTERKLERKGLVSSFQKLAALSSGSSGSSILSSHPPSSERAAAMQKRLDTKAK, encoded by the coding sequence ATGCACCATCTCAAACTACCTATCGCCGTCTCCGTCATCATGGCTGCCGCCCTCGCGGGCTGTGGAGCCATGAAGGGCGCAGACACCGGCGCTCTCGCGCAAGTCGGCGGCTCGGCCTACAAGGCCATGTCGCTGACCGACGCGGACATTGCAACGATGTCCGACCAGTCTTGCGCCGCAATGGACCAGAAGAACGAAGTCGCACCCGCCAACAGCCGCTACACCACGCGGCTGAACCAGGTGGTGCGCGCCATGCCCACCAGCGTGAACGGCAAGACGGCCAACTACAAGGTCTATCTCACCAAGGACGTGAACGCCTGGGCCATGGCCAACGGCTGCATCCGCGTGTACAGCGGGCTGATGGACCTGATGAACGACGACGAGCTGCGCGGCGTCATCGGCCATGAAATCGGCCACGTGGCACTGGGCCATTCCAAGTCGCGCATGCAAACCGCGTACGCAGCCTCGGCTGTCCGCGGCCTTGCCAGCGCCGCCGGTGGTGTCGTGGGCCAGCTGTCGCAATCGCAAGCGGGCGACCTCGGCGAGAAGTTCATCAACGCCCAGTTCTCCCAAACGCAAGAGAGCGCGGCCGACAACTACTCGTTCGACCTGCTGACGGAACGCAAGCTGGAGCGCAAGGGCCTGGTGAGCAGCTTCCAGAAACTCGCCGCGCTGAGCAGCGGCAGTTCGGGCAGCTCGATCCTGAGCTCGCACCCGCCGTCGAGCGAGCGCGCTGCAGCAATGCAGAAGCGCCTCGACACCAAGGCCAAGTAA
- a CDS encoding multicopper oxidase family protein, with protein MTNRRNFLGGAGAITGAIAAASVSKVAMAALPEPVTRTTPDTMPPLAPSSGRPYNPVVTLNGWTLPWRMNNGVKEFHLVAEPVVREMAPGFKANLWGYNGQSPGPTIEVVEGDRVRIFVTNKLPEHTSVHWHGQRLPNGMDGVSGLTQPPIRPGKTFVYEFVARRPGTFMYHPHADEMTQMAMGMMGFWVTHPKAEHPLIEKVDRDFVFLLNAYDVEPGSATPKIMTMLDFNLWSWNSRIFPGIDSLNVRLNDKVRIRIGNLTMTNHPMHLHGHEFLVTGTDGGPTPKSTRQYEVTTDVAVGQMRQIEFLADEEGDWAFHCHKSHHTMNAMGHDVPTMIGLDHKDVARQITNLVPDYMVMGERGMADMAEMEMPIPDNTAPMMTGQGPFGSVEMGGMFSMVKVRKNQKPGDYSNPGWFKHPKGTVAYELDGPSPEPARQRGAGAAAMPARNMPANNIEVQVRKPGKATSGHAGH; from the coding sequence ATGACCAACAGACGCAATTTTCTGGGCGGCGCGGGTGCCATCACCGGTGCCATCGCCGCCGCAAGCGTGAGCAAGGTGGCGATGGCCGCATTGCCCGAGCCCGTGACCCGCACCACGCCCGACACCATGCCGCCGCTCGCGCCTTCGAGCGGGCGGCCCTACAACCCCGTGGTCACGCTCAACGGCTGGACCCTGCCCTGGCGCATGAACAACGGCGTGAAGGAGTTTCACCTCGTGGCCGAGCCCGTGGTGCGCGAAATGGCGCCCGGCTTCAAGGCCAACCTGTGGGGCTACAACGGCCAGTCGCCCGGCCCGACCATCGAGGTGGTCGAAGGGGACAGGGTGCGGATCTTCGTGACCAACAAGCTGCCCGAGCACACCAGCGTGCACTGGCACGGCCAGCGCCTGCCCAACGGCATGGACGGCGTCTCCGGCCTGACGCAGCCGCCGATTCGCCCGGGCAAGACCTTCGTCTACGAGTTCGTCGCGCGCCGGCCCGGCACCTTCATGTACCACCCGCATGCGGACGAAATGACGCAGATGGCCATGGGCATGATGGGCTTCTGGGTCACGCACCCGAAGGCCGAGCACCCGCTGATCGAAAAGGTCGACCGCGACTTCGTGTTCTTGCTCAACGCCTACGACGTGGAGCCCGGCAGCGCGACGCCCAAGATCATGACGATGCTGGACTTCAACCTGTGGTCCTGGAACAGCCGCATCTTTCCGGGCATCGATTCGCTCAACGTGAGGCTGAACGACAAGGTGCGCATCCGCATCGGCAACCTGACGATGACCAACCACCCGATGCACCTGCACGGGCATGAGTTTCTCGTCACCGGCACTGACGGCGGCCCGACCCCCAAGAGCACGCGCCAGTACGAGGTGACCACCGACGTGGCGGTCGGCCAGATGCGCCAGATCGAGTTCCTGGCCGACGAGGAAGGCGATTGGGCCTTCCACTGCCACAAGAGCCACCACACCATGAACGCCATGGGCCACGACGTGCCCACGATGATCGGCCTGGACCACAAGGACGTGGCCAGGCAGATCACCAATCTTGTGCCCGACTACATGGTGATGGGCGAGCGCGGCATGGCCGACATGGCGGAAATGGAGATGCCGATTCCCGACAACACGGCGCCCATGATGACGGGCCAAGGTCCGTTTGGCTCCGTGGAGATGGGCGGCATGTTCAGCATGGTGAAGGTGCGCAAGAACCAGAAGCCGGGCGACTACAGCAACCCCGGCTGGTTCAAGCATCCCAAGGGCACGGTGGCCTACGAGCTGGACGGCCCGTCGCCCGAGCCCGCGCGCCAGCGCGGCGCAGGTGCGGCCGCCATGCCCGCGCGGAACATGCCCGCCAACAACATCGAAGTGCAGGTCCGCAAGCCGGGCAAGGCCACTTCCGGCCATGCCGGCCATTGA
- a CDS encoding cupredoxin domain-containing protein yields the protein MKHTLRHIAFTAFSAFAALVATGASAAGNHAGGHGHDADAAIGKPGVAAKATRTVNVDMTDSMRFTPADISVKQGETVRFVVKNSGQLKHELVLGTEKELKEHYEAMKKNPEMEHADPNMVTLAAGKTGEIVWQFTKAGKVDFGCLQPGHYDAGMKGAVKVAKAAK from the coding sequence ATGAAACACACGCTTCGCCATATCGCGTTCACCGCTTTCTCCGCCTTCGCCGCGCTGGTGGCCACAGGCGCCTCGGCCGCCGGCAACCACGCCGGTGGCCATGGGCACGATGCCGATGCCGCCATCGGCAAACCCGGCGTTGCCGCCAAGGCCACGCGCACCGTCAACGTCGACATGACCGACTCGATGCGCTTCACGCCGGCCGACATCTCCGTGAAGCAGGGCGAGACCGTCCGCTTCGTCGTCAAGAACTCCGGCCAGCTGAAGCACGAGCTCGTGCTCGGAACCGAGAAGGAACTCAAGGAGCACTACGAAGCCATGAAGAAGAACCCCGAAATGGAGCATGCCGATCCGAACATGGTGACGCTGGCCGCGGGCAAGACCGGCGAGATCGTTTGGCAGTTCACCAAGGCGGGCAAGGTCGATTTCGGCTGCCTGCAGCCGGGCCACTACGACGCGGGCATGAAGGGCGCCGTGAAGGTTGCCAAGGCTGCCAAGTAA
- a CDS encoding copper-binding protein, translating into MPNIRIALAALVAALSFTGAVAAAELADGEVRKVDKDNKKLTIKHGPLTDLDMPGMTMVFGVKEDALLDKVKTGEKVRFQAEKIDGKFVVTAIEPAQ; encoded by the coding sequence ATGCCGAACATCCGTATCGCACTCGCGGCCTTGGTCGCCGCACTTTCATTCACTGGCGCCGTGGCCGCCGCGGAACTCGCCGACGGCGAGGTCCGCAAGGTGGACAAGGACAACAAGAAACTCACCATCAAGCACGGCCCGCTGACGGACCTGGACATGCCCGGCATGACCATGGTTTTCGGCGTCAAGGAAGACGCCTTGCTCGACAAGGTGAAGACCGGCGAGAAGGTGCGCTTCCAGGCCGAGAAGATCGACGGCAAGTTCGTCGTGACCGCAATCGAACCCGCGCAGTGA
- a CDS encoding DUF378 domain-containing protein, with translation MSTTLRNDAALAKHSLGIADWIALVLMIVGAINWGLVGAFNFDLVAAIFGEMSMASRIVYVLVGLAGLYGLTMPMRLVPRS, from the coding sequence ATGAGCACTACCCTTCGCAACGACGCGGCACTCGCCAAACACTCTCTCGGCATCGCGGACTGGATCGCGCTGGTCCTGATGATCGTCGGGGCCATCAACTGGGGCCTTGTCGGCGCGTTCAACTTCGATCTGGTCGCGGCCATCTTCGGCGAGATGTCGATGGCCAGCCGCATCGTCTATGTGCTGGTTGGACTGGCGGGCCTCTACGGCCTGACCATGCCGATGCGCCTGGTGCCGCGCAGTTGA
- a CDS encoding alpha/beta fold hydrolase, whose amino-acid sequence MIRHQRVAANGIGFHLATCGPEDGPAVVLLHGFPEFWYGWRHQIEPLAAAGLRVIVPDQRGYGESDKPGGIGAYALDTLADDVCGICSELGHERFAVVGHDWGGIVAWHLAAREPARLSRLAILNAPHPATLASYALTHPLQAVRSAYVGFFQMPWLPEMALSANDHALLALALTSRSPPGTFDEAALAKYREAWSREGALSAMLNWYRAMPLARPLSRQIEIPAMVLWGDEDPALSSGLAEAGAAFCGTCEVLHLPGATHWLHHEIPEEVNALLLAFLAEA is encoded by the coding sequence TTGATCCGCCATCAGCGCGTTGCCGCGAACGGCATCGGCTTTCACCTGGCGACCTGCGGGCCGGAGGACGGGCCCGCGGTGGTCTTGCTGCACGGCTTTCCGGAGTTCTGGTACGGCTGGCGGCACCAGATCGAGCCGCTTGCCGCTGCCGGCCTGCGCGTGATCGTGCCGGACCAGCGCGGGTATGGCGAATCGGACAAGCCCGGCGGCATCGGCGCCTATGCGCTCGATACGCTGGCCGACGATGTGTGCGGCATATGCAGTGAGCTGGGGCACGAGCGTTTTGCGGTCGTGGGGCATGACTGGGGCGGCATCGTTGCATGGCATCTCGCCGCACGGGAGCCGGCCCGGCTGAGCCGCCTTGCGATCCTGAACGCGCCGCATCCGGCCACGTTGGCAAGCTATGCGCTCACCCATCCGCTGCAGGCCGTGCGCAGCGCCTACGTCGGCTTCTTCCAGATGCCGTGGCTGCCCGAGATGGCGCTGAGCGCAAACGACCATGCGCTGCTTGCGCTGGCGCTCACCAGCCGAAGCCCGCCCGGAACCTTCGACGAGGCAGCGCTGGCCAAGTACCGCGAGGCGTGGTCGCGCGAAGGCGCACTCAGCGCCATGCTCAACTGGTACAGGGCAATGCCGCTGGCGCGGCCGCTCAGCCGGCAGATCGAAATTCCGGCAATGGTCTTGTGGGGTGACGAAGATCCAGCGCTATCGAGCGGCCTGGCCGAAGCGGGCGCGGCATTCTGCGGCACATGCGAAGTGCTTCACCTGCCGGGCGCCACGCACTGGCTGCACCACGAGATACCCGAGGAAGTGAATGCGTTGCTGCTCGCGTTCCTTGCCGAGGCCTGA
- a CDS encoding DUF4142 domain-containing protein, which yields MKTLRPFTRALMLVCAAALAAGCAAPEDPASRPATARAGGLQDPQFITAATGNGRYEVQASRLAMYRAASPQVRSYAQMLVDHHTRANNELMDLVRARGMRLPGVLPRDKRAKLDRLASASGGEFDRMYIRIVGIEDHQADIALFERASRELRDPELRAWAGKTLPALRSHLDAAQSLGSAMR from the coding sequence ATGAAAACGCTCCGACCCTTTACGCGTGCCCTGATGCTCGTCTGCGCTGCTGCGCTTGCCGCCGGGTGCGCGGCTCCGGAAGACCCCGCATCGAGGCCGGCCACAGCCCGGGCGGGCGGCCTTCAAGACCCGCAGTTCATCACCGCGGCAACAGGCAACGGCCGCTACGAAGTCCAGGCGTCGCGCCTGGCCATGTACCGCGCCGCTAGCCCCCAGGTGCGAAGCTACGCGCAGATGCTCGTCGACCACCACACGCGGGCCAACAACGAACTCATGGACCTGGTGCGTGCCCGCGGCATGCGGCTGCCCGGCGTGCTCCCACGCGACAAGCGCGCGAAGCTGGACCGCCTGGCGTCGGCCTCGGGCGGCGAGTTCGACCGCATGTACATCCGCATCGTGGGCATCGAAGACCACCAGGCGGACATTGCGCTGTTCGAGCGCGCGAGCCGCGAGCTTCGCGACCCCGAACTGCGGGCCTGGGCGGGCAAGACCTTGCCCGCGCTGCGCTCGCATCTGGACGCGGCGCAATCGCTCGGTTCGGCAATGCGGTGA
- a CDS encoding alpha/beta hydrolase family protein: protein MSRDQHLKELVAAYDGLVAQQVVEGRAVAFIGFSYGGYLGALLSAQRPLQWMALRSPALYRDEDWFVPKQELDKDELDRYRRSVRSPEENAALAACEAFSGDVLLIESEDDETVPHPAVKSYKAAFRNARSFDYRILEGADHELSSKAAQSRFIEELLRWMDQVTGGASAAVSEKAGGAV from the coding sequence ATGAGCCGCGACCAGCACCTGAAAGAACTCGTTGCGGCATACGACGGCCTGGTGGCGCAGCAGGTGGTCGAGGGCAGGGCCGTGGCCTTCATCGGCTTCAGCTATGGCGGCTATCTTGGCGCGCTGCTGAGCGCCCAAAGGCCACTTCAGTGGATGGCGCTGCGCTCACCCGCGCTGTATCGCGACGAGGACTGGTTCGTTCCCAAGCAAGAGCTGGACAAGGACGAGCTCGACCGCTACCGCCGCAGCGTTCGAAGCCCTGAAGAAAACGCGGCGCTTGCCGCATGCGAAGCGTTTTCGGGCGACGTTCTGCTGATCGAATCCGAAGACGACGAGACAGTGCCTCACCCTGCAGTGAAGAGCTACAAGGCGGCGTTCAGGAATGCGCGGTCCTTCGACTACCGCATTCTCGAAGGGGCGGACCATGAGCTGTCGAGCAAGGCGGCGCAGAGCCGGTTCATCGAAGAGCTGTTGCGGTGGATGGACCAGGTCACCGGCGGGGCCTCAGCCGCGGTAAGCGAAAAGGCTGGCGGCGCGGTGTGA
- a CDS encoding S9 family peptidase — MTQPFSVEDLYLHQKVLDLHCAPGLQLAACAVSSVDRENDSYISCIWTFALDGSAALQLTRGPGRDESPRWSPDGTRLAFLSNRGGSPQVHLIRRDGGEAWQLGGFPQSVSNLRWAPDGKSLVVAVAVKTDPDLRGARANGKPPETRKCMPEVAWRLPYKEDGVGYLLQREFHLFRLDAASGRHTQLTDGAFDVLAFDVSPDGQHIAFSRTREGRFAHCNDLWVCDADGRNARRLTHEHAIVMQPCWSPDGRHIAFTGAREEGDAEPRLWIAEAASGKVRALCEDTVDVADPGSVQWTPDGNCLVFTRAHRGRHQIVALDVARESLRVLAGGDRQLGVFGCTERHFVYSVDHPSLPSELWSRPRGEEESGTGEPGRERQLSRLNPWWHDRPGIEVRAMEFEVPDGRGGTERIEGWLLRAPGSTQPQPLLNDVHGGPASYALLDFDTNVFWQVLCARGWAVLALNAVGSASYGREFCRRLAGHWGTHDLPQHLAAIRQLRADGVSDGRVAISGKSYGGYLSGFATGNSDAFAAAVVMAPVGNIETHYGTSDGGYYADPFYMASSPVFDRKLAARLSPLQHIEKSSTPTLFMQGKDDERCPKCQSEELFVSLARAGDTPAELVLYPGETHGFLGSGAPSCREDAARRIIEWVVRHTEPFDAPPLDEERAEEPEGESLR; from the coding sequence ATGACACAACCCTTCAGCGTTGAAGACCTCTACCTCCACCAGAAAGTCCTGGACCTTCACTGCGCGCCCGGCCTCCAGCTCGCTGCTTGCGCGGTGTCGTCGGTCGATCGGGAGAACGACAGCTACATCTCCTGCATCTGGACCTTTGCGCTGGATGGCTCGGCGGCCTTGCAGCTCACGCGCGGTCCGGGGCGGGACGAGTCGCCGCGCTGGTCTCCGGACGGCACCCGGCTTGCATTCCTGTCGAACCGCGGCGGCTCGCCGCAGGTCCATCTCATCCGGCGCGACGGCGGAGAGGCATGGCAGCTTGGCGGCTTTCCGCAAAGCGTGTCCAACCTCCGGTGGGCGCCTGACGGCAAGTCGCTGGTGGTCGCAGTGGCCGTGAAGACCGATCCCGACCTGCGCGGTGCGCGCGCCAACGGCAAACCACCCGAAACGCGCAAATGCATGCCCGAGGTGGCATGGCGGCTTCCCTACAAGGAAGACGGCGTGGGCTATCTGCTGCAGCGCGAGTTCCACCTGTTCCGGCTCGATGCCGCCAGCGGGCGGCACACGCAACTGACCGACGGCGCTTTCGACGTGCTCGCCTTCGACGTGTCGCCGGACGGGCAACACATCGCCTTTTCACGCACGCGGGAGGGGCGGTTTGCGCATTGCAACGATCTCTGGGTGTGCGATGCGGATGGCCGCAATGCGCGGCGCCTGACGCATGAGCACGCCATCGTGATGCAGCCTTGCTGGTCGCCCGACGGGCGCCACATTGCCTTCACCGGTGCGCGCGAGGAAGGCGATGCCGAGCCACGGCTGTGGATTGCCGAAGCGGCCTCGGGAAAGGTGCGGGCCCTCTGCGAGGACACGGTGGACGTGGCCGACCCCGGCTCGGTTCAATGGACGCCCGACGGCAATTGCCTGGTGTTCACGCGCGCCCATCGCGGGCGGCACCAGATCGTCGCGCTCGATGTGGCGCGCGAGTCGCTGCGGGTGCTCGCCGGCGGGGACCGGCAGCTGGGTGTCTTCGGCTGCACGGAGCGGCATTTCGTCTACAGCGTGGACCATCCTTCTCTGCCCAGCGAGCTATGGTCGCGGCCGCGCGGCGAAGAAGAAAGCGGCACCGGCGAGCCCGGCCGGGAGCGCCAGCTGAGCCGCTTGAACCCCTGGTGGCACGACCGCCCGGGCATCGAGGTGCGCGCAATGGAGTTCGAGGTGCCGGACGGCCGGGGCGGCACGGAACGCATCGAGGGCTGGCTGCTACGCGCACCTGGCAGCACGCAGCCCCAGCCGCTGCTGAACGATGTGCACGGCGGGCCTGCGAGCTACGCGTTGCTCGACTTCGACACCAACGTCTTCTGGCAGGTGCTGTGCGCCAGGGGCTGGGCGGTGCTTGCACTGAACGCCGTGGGCTCGGCCAGTTATGGCCGCGAATTCTGCCGGCGGCTTGCGGGCCACTGGGGCACGCACGACCTGCCGCAGCACCTCGCGGCGATCAGGCAACTGCGCGCCGATGGTGTGTCGGACGGGCGGGTCGCCATCTCGGGCAAGTCGTATGGCGGCTACCTGAGCGGCTTTGCGACGGGCAACTCGGATGCGTTCGCCGCCGCGGTGGTGATGGCGCCCGTCGGCAACATCGAGACCCACTACGGCACCTCGGACGGCGGTTACTACGCCGACCCGTTCTACATGGCCAGTTCTCCGGTGTTCGACCGCAAGCTGGCCGCCAGGCTTTCCCCGCTGCAGCACATCGAGAAATCGTCGACCCCGACGCTCTTCATGCAAGGCAAGGACGATGAACGCTGCCCCAAGTGCCAGTCGGAAGAGCTGTTCGTGTCTCTTGCGCGTGCGGGCGACACGCCGGCTGAGCTGGTGCTCTACCCGGGCGAGACGCACGGCTTCCTGGGCAGCGGTGCGCCCTCGTGCCGGGAAGACGCGGCAAGGCGGATCATCGAATGGGTCGTTCGCCACACCGAGCCCTTCGACGCACCGCCGCTCGACGAAGAAAGGGCGGAAGAGCCGGAGGGAGAGAGCCTTCGATGA
- a CDS encoding response regulator: MRVFLAEDDAAMREHLGQVLRAIPRMEIVFAAATEEEAIDWLEAHPQDWDLALIDLFLERGHGFNILRRCAVRSPRQQVALMSNYAREPVRERAAEVGADAFFDKTTEMDSLIDFCIAANRSLGGDAGRKDTHTR, encoded by the coding sequence ATGAGAGTTTTCCTGGCGGAAGACGATGCCGCCATGCGCGAGCATCTCGGGCAGGTCTTGCGGGCGATCCCGCGGATGGAGATCGTGTTCGCCGCGGCCACCGAAGAAGAGGCGATCGACTGGCTCGAAGCGCATCCGCAGGATTGGGACCTGGCATTGATCGACCTTTTTCTGGAGCGCGGCCACGGCTTCAATATCTTGCGGCGCTGCGCCGTGCGCTCGCCTCGTCAGCAGGTCGCGCTGATGTCGAACTACGCGCGCGAGCCGGTGCGGGAACGCGCCGCCGAAGTGGGGGCCGACGCGTTCTTCGACAAAACCACGGAGATGGATTCGCTCATCGACTTCTGTATTGCGGCAAACAGATCGCTGGGCGGGGACGCCGGAAGGAAAGACACACACACGCGGTAA
- a CDS encoding manganese catalase family protein, with protein MFSHNKRLQYTVRVSETNPGLANLMLEQFGGPQGELAAACRYFTQAVGEDDPGRKDMLFDIATEELSHLEVIGTIVAMLNKGAKGRLAEGVDAEAEAFRSITGAGNDSHITQVLYGGGPALVNSAGVPWTAAYIDTIGEPTADLRSNIAAEARAKIVYERLINLTDDPGVKEALGFLMTREIAHQKSFEKALYAIQPNFPPGKLPGMPEFTKVYFDMSKGGEVRGPWNQGEKWEFVSKPEEQMAVDGGSGEPTVQLTAEDQAAVEAMATRTASDPTSNPPTGAELGMSDDAILDELATELGKPKV; from the coding sequence ATGTTCTCTCACAACAAGCGACTGCAATACACCGTGCGCGTCAGCGAGACCAATCCCGGCCTTGCCAATCTCATGCTCGAACAGTTCGGCGGCCCGCAGGGCGAGCTCGCTGCCGCCTGCCGCTATTTCACGCAGGCCGTCGGCGAGGACGACCCCGGCCGCAAGGACATGCTGTTCGACATTGCCACTGAAGAGTTGAGCCACCTGGAAGTCATCGGCACCATCGTCGCCATGCTCAACAAGGGGGCCAAGGGCCGCCTCGCCGAAGGAGTGGATGCCGAGGCGGAAGCTTTCCGCAGCATCACAGGTGCGGGCAACGACAGCCACATCACACAGGTGCTCTATGGCGGCGGCCCTGCGCTGGTCAACTCGGCGGGCGTACCGTGGACCGCCGCCTACATCGACACCATCGGCGAGCCCACGGCTGACTTGCGCTCCAACATCGCGGCGGAGGCGCGCGCCAAGATCGTGTACGAGCGGCTCATCAACCTGACGGACGATCCCGGCGTGAAGGAGGCGCTGGGCTTTCTGATGACGCGCGAGATCGCGCACCAGAAGTCTTTCGAGAAGGCGCTCTACGCAATCCAGCCCAACTTTCCGCCGGGCAAGCTGCCCGGCATGCCTGAATTCACGAAGGTCTACTTCGACATGTCCAAGGGCGGCGAGGTGCGCGGGCCCTGGAACCAGGGCGAAAAATGGGAGTTCGTCAGCAAGCCCGAAGAGCAGATGGCGGTGGACGGCGGCTCCGGCGAACCGACCGTGCAGCTCACCGCCGAAGACCAGGCAGCGGTGGAAGCCATGGCCACTCGCACGGCTTCAGACCCGACCAGCAACCCGCCTACGGGCGCGGAGCTGGGCATGTCGGACGACGCCATCCTCGACGAGCTGGCAACCGAACTGGGCAAGCCGAAGGTCTGA